The sequence CTAAAAGTAATATATTAGGTATATgcttaaattattttcttagTTAAGGTATGCTATATAAGGATGCAGCTTATTTATTTAGAAATCAGTTTATCTAGGGTAGCATGATCTTTAACTAGTACGTTATTCAGATAAGTGATACCACGTTGTTGGTTGCTTAATATTTCAgcaattttatcaattttattttcaacatGCTCTTCTGATACATGATCTCTGTTATTTTGCTTAGCACCATTTTCATCTATAACCACTAAAGTATTGTCTAATTGCTCTGAAATTGTTTTGGCCTTTTCCTTGAGTACTGCAAGACGTGCCCAAAGTTCATTAGTTTTGCCTAGACCTGCAGGGTTCTCACTTCTCTTTAGTAGAGTTTCAAATTGATCCCACATCTTTTCTTCATGTGCATTCAATGGTAGGCCTCTACTCTTTAAAATGGCTAATTGAGATCCTAGCtttaatattcttttttctatttctgAATTTCTCGCTTGAGCTTTCAATATTCTTGAAGATGTACTTAGTTCATGTTTTTGTTGCAATTGAGTAGATTTTTCTAACAATTGATTGAATATCACACGAGCTTGAGCAACATTTTCTCTTTGTAATTGGTTACGTTGATTGAGACCGTCGTATCCTAAAATTTCTATTGGAATCATATCTTTTGATGGCTTCTTCTCAATTGCAGCATCCCATTCCTCTTGAGGGATTGTATTTGGCTTACTGTATAGTATGGCCTCTGTTTCGTCGACCTTGTTATATACAAAAGACTTTAGTTTTGATTTGTTATTGCTAGGGTCCCATAATTCTTTACATTTTATTAGTTGTTCCTGGATTTGGTGTGGGT comes from Tetrapisispora phaffii CBS 4417 chromosome 4, complete genome and encodes:
- the NUP57 gene encoding FG-nucleoporin NUP57 (similar to Saccharomyces cerevisiae NUP57 (YGR119C); ancestral locus Anc_3.471), encoding MFSFGKTANNTATTGNTGTTAGFSFGQNSNTANTSAAAPGGLFSKPAAPQQTGSLFGGTPSQQAQPATSGLFGNTNPTTTTGGLFGNATTAPASGGLFGKSTGTQSAGNGLFGNTIAQPAQQQQQQPSLFGSNTLKSTQPSFAWTEQSQNNQQLSQPQQTQQQIQQQQILQQQQQMFQNSNYPHQIQEQLIKCKELWDPSNNKSKLKSFVYNKVDETEAILYSKPNTIPQEEWDAAIEKKPSKDMIPIEILGYDGLNQRNQLQRENVAQARVIFNQLLEKSTQLQQKHELSTSSRILKAQARNSEIEKRILKLGSQLAILKSRGLPLNAHEEKMWDQFETLLKRSENPAGLGKTNELWARLAVLKEKAKTISEQLDNTLVVIDENGAKQNNRDHVSEEHVENKIDKIAEILSNQQRGITYLNNVLVKDHATLDKLISK